The Streptomyces venezuelae genomic interval CTCGCGGATCTCCTCGGGGCCATCGGTGTCGGGGAAGCCCTGACCGAGGTTGATCGACCCGGTCCTGGCGGCCAGCGCGGACATCTCGGCGAAGATCGTCGTCCCGAATTCGGCGAGCCGGCGGTTGAGCAGCGGTCGTGTCATGACGGCCATCCTGGGGGGAAGCTCTGGACTTGCTCAAGTGCGCTTTGGCGATGGCGTGCCGAGGGGATCGCCCTGGCATGAACATCGCATTCTTCATCCTCGGGATCGCGGTCGTGATCGCGATCGTGGTGTGGGTCGTCGCGCTGTCCCTGCGCGGCACGGTGCGTTCCGGTGGCCGTTCCGGCGGCTCCGACAGCTGGTGGGCCGGATCGTCCTCCTCGGACGGGTCTTCGTCGTCCTCCTGTTCGTCGTCGTCCTCGTCCTCCTCGTCCTCCTCGTCGTCCTCCTGCTCCGGCTCCAGCTCGTCGTGTTCGAGCTCCTCGTGTTCGTCCTCCTCCTGCTCCAGCTCCTCGTCCTCGTGCAGCTGAAGCTCTGGAATCGCTCAAGTCGTCTTTGAGGGAGGGCCCCGGAGGGCATCTCCCTCGCACAGAAGAACGGGGGTAGTACAAATGGATCTCTTCATCATCTTCATGGGGGCGATCGTCCTCATCACGCTGATCTCTGTCGTCCGCGGCGTCACCGGCTCCGGCGGGCGGCGAGGCGGCCGGAAGAAGGGCCGCAGCTGGGCCGACGGTGGCGGCAGCGGCTCCGGTGGCTGCGGAGGGGGCTCGAGTTCCTGCGGGTCCAGCTGTGGGGGTGGCGGCTGCGGCGGCAGCTGAGGCGTAACGGCCCCGGAGGCACGTGACGTTGGCATTTCGGCGGATCTTGTCGATCGATTCTGATTGAACAATTGAACTGTGGGGTCCCCGAAGGGGTTGGAAACCGCGGCAAGTTGGGTAAAAACGCTGCGAGTCGCCCGGCGTCCGTGGTTCTCTCGCTCCTGACATAGACAGCCCTCGGACCGTGTGTGGAACCGAGCCGGCGATCCCCCACTCCCGTTGGACCCTCTCCGGGGCGCCCCCGGCCCACCCGTCAAACCGTGTTTGCGGAGCCGACCCATGCTCACCACCCTGAAGACCTCCTACACCGATACCCGCGCGGCCGACCTGGCCTGGGCCCTCGGGCGCGAGCCGCTGCCCGCCCTCGCCGTACTCGACCTCGAACTCTCCGGCGCCAGACTCCAGTTGAGGCTGCTCGGCGCCTCTCACCAGGTACTCCTTGAGGAGGAGGGGCGCAGCTGCTCGGAGACCGTCGCCTGCATGCCCGGCAGCAGCACCCCCCTCCCGCTCGGCGTCTCCAAGCGCGTCGGCGAATGGGAGTACGAATTCGCGGCGCGCGTCGAGACGCTCTCGCACGGCTCCTTCGCGGGCCGCGCGCAGGAGCTGCTCGCGCTCGTCGCCGACCATCCCAACGGCCTCGCGGGGACCTTCCCCGGCTCCCCGCACGCCTTCACGGCGATGCTGGCGCAGCGCCACGAGGGCCAGGTGCGCTGGCGCACCTGGCACGCCTACCCGCAGGAAGGGCAGCTCGTGGTGACCAGGA includes:
- a CDS encoding DUF2617 family protein — encoded protein: MLTTLKTSYTDTRAADLAWALGREPLPALAVLDLELSGARLQLRLLGASHQVLLEEEGRSCSETVACMPGSSTPLPLGVSKRVGEWEYEFAARVETLSHGSFAGRAQELLALVADHPNGLAGTFPGSPHAFTAMLAQRHEGQVRWRTWHAYPQEGQLVVTRTRIGARMPATL